The following is a genomic window from Hymenobacter monticola.
CAAGGTGCTGGTGCGCCCCGGCCAGCGCTACAACCTGGCCAACACGCTGCAAACCCAGCGCCTGCTGGCCGACCTCGACATGTTCCGGTTCAATACCGTGAACTACCGCAAGGTGGCCGACCCGCCCGCCGCCGATAGCTCGGGCTTGCACCCGAGCACGGGCGAGCTGGTGGCCGTAATAAACGCCTCGCCGGCGCCCAAATTCTCGGAAACGACAGAAATCGGGGGCACCTTCGTGGCCAACCTCGTGGGGCCCTTCTCCAACGTGCGCCTGAAGACGCGGAACCCCTTTGGCGGGGCCGAGGTGCTGGAAATCGGTCTGCGGGGCGGTTTTGAGGGCCAGCTTACGCGACTGGCCACCACCGACAACAGTCTCACCTCGGTGTATACCACCCAGCTGGGGGCCACGGCGGCGCTGGTGCTGCCGCAGTTTCTGGTGCCGTTCAAAACCAACCATTTCCTGACCAGCTACAACCCGAAAACGCGCTTTTCGCTCTCCGAAACGTTCGTGGACCGGCCCGAATACACCCGCTCCAACTTTGAGTTTGCCTGGGACTACATCTGGCAACGCTCGGTGTTTCACCAGTACGTTTTCTCGCCGGTCGTCATCACGCTGGTCAATACCCTGCGCACCGACCCCGCGTTTGATAGACGGCTGGAATACTACCGCGACACCCAGGGCTCGTCGCTCATCCGCTCCTTCAGCAAGCAGATTGAGCCCAGCTTTAGCTTCACCTCACTCTATAATTCCAACGATTTCACCCAAACCCGCGACGCGCGCTACCTGCGTTTGTTTGCCGAGCTTGGCGGCCTCACCCGCCACCTCTACAAAGATGCGCTGTTTGAACAAACGGGGCTGAATGTGTATGATTTTGCCCGCTTCAGCGCCGACTACCGCCGCTACTACCGCCTCACACCCCGAACCTACTTTGCCTGGCGTCTGAACGGCGGCGTGGTGCACGCCCTCACCCGCACCTACGACCCCGACCCCGAGGTCAAGTACGACGCCTACATCATCCCCTACGACAAGTCGTTTTTTGCCGGCGGCTCCACCAGCCTGCGCGCCTGGGCACCGCGCCGCCTCGGGCCGGGCGGCTACACGCCCCGCCTCGTCACGGGCGAGCGCGACCTTATTTCCGAGCAACCGGGTGAGTTGCTGCTGGAAGGCAGCGCCGAATACCGCTTTCCGATTTACAGCTTCATCAAAGGCGCCGTCTTCACTGATTTTGGCAACGTATGGGGCCTGCAGGAGCGGAAGAACAAAGACGGCGAATACCTGCGGCCCGGCGCCCAGTTTCAGCTCAACACCTTTTACCGGCAGATAGCCGCCGACGCCGGCTTCGGGGTGCGCTTCGACTTCACGTTCCTCATCCTGCGCCTCGACGTGGCCACCAAAATCTACGACCCCACCGCCCCCACCGGGCAGAACTGGGCACTGCGTTATTTCAATTCCACCGCCAACCCCATTGCGTTCAACCTGGGCATCGGGTATCCTTTTTAATCCAGCAATTCGGCAATTTGGTCTGGATGCATAGGCCTTCTGAAGAATTTTTGCAGCAATTCTGAAGTAAATCTGTTGCTCATGCGTAGTTCCTTGGTGAAGTACGGTTCGGGCCCGCCGCCAATTGCGCATGATGAATACTTCTACTTCTTCTGGCCTGCGCTCAGCGCTAAGTCATGCCTTGGCACTGAGCACCGGCCTAGCTTTGCTCGCTGGTTGCGAGCTGATTGAGTTCAGCCCCAACCAAACGTCTTCGCCCGCCGCATACAGCGACCTCACGGCCAAGAACATGACTGCGCTGGCCCGGCAGCCGTTGCCCGCAGGCGATACGCTGCGCTTCGTGTTCACCGGCGATTCGCAGCGGTTTTACGAGGAGGCCGAAGACCTGGTGGCCAGCGTGAATCGGCAGCCCGGCATTTCCCTACTGGTGGTGGCCGGCGACATTTCCGATTTTGGCCTGGGCCGCGAGATGCGGTGGGTGCACGACAAGCTGAAAAAACTGCGCGTGCCCTACCTGACCGTGGTGGGCAACCACGACCACGCGGCCAACGGCCGGCGGGTGTACCAGGAAGTGTTTGGGCCGCTGGACTACGTGTTTACCTACGCCGGCACCCGCTTCATCATGCTGAACACCAACGGCCGGGAATACCGCTTCGATGGCACCGTGCCCAACATCAATTGGCTGCAGCAGCAGCTGGCCGACACTGCGGGCGTGCAACGGCAGGTGGTCATCAACCACGTGCCGCCCATGGACGAAGACTTCGACCCGCAGTTGGAGGAGCCCTACGTGGCGGCGCTGAAAGCCGCACCGCGCCTGTCCCTGGCGCTGAACGGGCACCGGCACGACTTCAGCGTTACGCATCCCTACGGCGGGGGGCTCACGCTCATCAATTCGTACAGCTTCGAGAAGCGTCGTTATGTTATTCTCACGCTGTGGGGCCGCAATCAGTTCAAGCTCAAAACCATTGATTTCTGATGAGCTTAGTGACTTTACTCCTCCTGCCGCTTGCCGCCTGGGGCCCGCACAGCCTGGCGCCGGCCGATACTATTCCGGTGCCCTCCGCGCGGTTGCGCTGGTACGTGCCCTCGCGCCTGCTGGTGCACACGGCCGGCGGCCAGGGCCTGGTGGCTGTGGGCGCCGGCTGGACGGCCAGCCGCAACCGGCTGGCCGTGGAGACGCTGGCGGGCTACCTCCCCAAGAACCTTAGCATTACGCCCATGGGCATTTTCACGGTTAAAGCCAGCTATACGCCCTGGCGCCTTTCCCTCAAGGCCAGCCCGTGGCGCGTGCAGCCCTTCACGGTGGGCGGCGTAGCCAACTATTCGGCCAGCCGGGGCCTCACCACTACCCGGGGCAGCAAGTACGATGGAGACTATTACTGGTGGTCGTCGCACACCCGTTGGGGGGCCTTTGTGGGCAGCAGCGCGGGCTATGCGCTGAAGCCTACCAAGCGCGGCCACCCCCGGTCGGTAATGGCGTATTATGAGCTTGTTACCAACGACTTGTACTTCACGAGCTGGACCAGCGCCAACGGCAGCCTGCCCTTTAGCGACATTCTTACGCTGGGTTTTGGCCTGCGCATGCAGCTGTGGTAGGATGCGGAAAGAAGCCGGTATTTCACCGACAAAAAGGCCCGGGCAGCACATGCTACCCGGGCCTCTTGCATTGTTAACATTCCAACCAGGCTAATACCCCAGCAGCTCGCCCAACGTCGCGGACACCTTGGCCGCGCTGGGTAGCATTTGTTTTTCCAGGTCTACGTTCAAGGCAATGGCTGGCAGGTTGGCCGCGCCCAGGGTGAACACCGGCGCGTCGAGCGCCTCGAAGCAATGGCGCTGGATGCGGCCGGCCAGGCTTTCGGCGAAGCTGTTCATCAGTGGCTCTTCGGTGAGCACCAGCACCTTGCCGTGGCGGCGCGTGGCGGCGGTCACGGCCTCGAAATCCAGCGGATTGAGGGTGCGCAGGTCCAGGATTTCGATTTGGCCGGCGTAGTCGCGGCTTGCGGCTTTGGCCCAGTGCACGCCCATGCCGTAGGTCACGACCAAGGCGGTTTCGCCGCGGCGCAGCTTCTCGGCGTCGGCTTCCTGGGCCACGGCGGCCCGGCCCAGCGGCACCACGTAGCCCGCGGCCGGCTCCACGTTTTTGGCGTCTTCGGTGCCCGGCACCTTGCTCCAGTATAAGCCTTTGTGCTCCAGCATCACCACCGGGTTGGGGTCGAGGAAAGCGGCGCGCATCAGGCCTTTCATATCGGCTGCGTTGCTCGGATACACCACCTTGATGCCCCGAATGGTAAGCAGCGTGCTTTCAATCGAGCCCGAATGGTAGGGGCCGCCGCCGCCATAGGCCCCGATGGGCACGCGGATGAGCGCAGGAATGGGGAACTTGCCCATGGTGAGGTAGCAGGACTTCGACAGTTCCTCCACCAACTGGTTCAGCGCCGGCCAGATGTAGTCGGCAAACTGAATTTCAACGATGGGCCGGGCGCCCACCGCCGCCATGCCGGCCGTGCTGCCCACAATGTAGGCCTCCTGAATGGGCGTGTTGAAAACCCGGGCGTCGCCATACTTTTTGGCCAATAGCGCCGCCTCGCGGAACACGCCGCCCAATTCTCCGCCCACGTCCTGCCCGTAGAACAAGGCCTCGGGAAACTCGCGCAGAATGTCGTCCACGGCGTGCAGGGCGGCGTCTACCATGAGGGCTTTTTCGGCGCCGGCGGGGCTTCGCTCACCCGCTTCGGCCGTCACGGTTGGTGGGGCAAACTCGTGGTCGGCAAAGGTGGCCGGGTCGGGGTTGGGTGCGGCCAGGGCCTCGTTCCAATCCGCCAGCACCGTGGCGCGGGCCTCGGCTTGCAGGCCATTCAACTCTTCTTCCGAAAAACCGCCCGCCAACAGTTGCTGGTGCAGGCGCGGCAGCGGGTCCTGGGTTTGGTGGTTGGCGAGGTCGTGGCGGTACCACTCGCGGCGCACGCCGCTGGTGTGGTGGCCCAGCAGCGGGCACTTGGCGTGCACCAGCACCGGCCCGCGCCGGGCTCGTACGTGCGCAACTGCTTCGGCGAGGCCAGCATAGGAAGAGCCAAAATCGGCTCCATCGACCTGCAGGCGGCGCAGGCCCGGGAAGCCGGCCGCAAACTCGTAGGCGTTCATGGCCCGCATCTCGCGGCCCGTAGCCGAAATTCCCCAGTCGTTGTCCTGCACCAGGTAGATGATGGGCAGCTGGTGCAAAATGGCCATTTGCAGTGCCTCGGCCACTTCGCCTTCGGTCATGGCCCCGTCGCCAATCGAGCACAGCGCGAGCGCGGCATTGCGGGTCAGTCGTTCCCGCGAAGCTTTGAATGCTTCGCTGCTGCCCGCCA
Proteins encoded in this region:
- the tamL gene encoding translocation and assembly module lipoprotein TamL, which codes for MKPLLSTYSSKLRPWRRLGPVLGLTLLAACSPFKLLRPGQRLLSRVEIKGVEQADKERLTALAQQKPNTQFPLPKLAIYQLGERFYDSARIKSKLRTIQTEYAEKMKAAGTDSARLGKLIGQRERKVNRKQLALDKGNAIMRLGEAPVVYDTAMTRRSVEQMTTFLRSQGFFRARVEATDTARYRRGFLARTLGAVFTGKADSLDAAKRYRRVTVTYSIKEGQPFLYRLQTPSIPDSGVAAVVRRGQGATLLKENDRYNEELIGQERTRLETLLKNAGYFDFRQQYITLEADTSYEKFTVRLRTFIANPGPNQGHRVYTVKQVRFITDAGVGRTLRNAAGDTLRRAGTPGALRVRPSLGLRTDTTVTDSIRFAAYEQKFSTSLLARKVLVRPGQRYNLANTLQTQRLLADLDMFRFNTVNYRKVADPPAADSSGLHPSTGELVAVINASPAPKFSETTEIGGTFVANLVGPFSNVRLKTRNPFGGAEVLEIGLRGGFEGQLTRLATTDNSLTSVYTTQLGATAALVLPQFLVPFKTNHFLTSYNPKTRFSLSETFVDRPEYTRSNFEFAWDYIWQRSVFHQYVFSPVVITLVNTLRTDPAFDRRLEYYRDTQGSSLIRSFSKQIEPSFSFTSLYNSNDFTQTRDARYLRLFAELGGLTRHLYKDALFEQTGLNVYDFARFSADYRRYYRLTPRTYFAWRLNGGVVHALTRTYDPDPEVKYDAYIIPYDKSFFAGGSTSLRAWAPRRLGPGGYTPRLVTGERDLISEQPGELLLEGSAEYRFPIYSFIKGAVFTDFGNVWGLQERKNKDGEYLRPGAQFQLNTFYRQIAADAGFGVRFDFTFLILRLDVATKIYDPTAPTGQNWALRYFNSTANPIAFNLGIGYPF
- a CDS encoding metallophosphoesterase family protein; translation: MMNTSTSSGLRSALSHALALSTGLALLAGCELIEFSPNQTSSPAAYSDLTAKNMTALARQPLPAGDTLRFVFTGDSQRFYEEAEDLVASVNRQPGISLLVVAGDISDFGLGREMRWVHDKLKKLRVPYLTVVGNHDHAANGRRVYQEVFGPLDYVFTYAGTRFIMLNTNGREYRFDGTVPNINWLQQQLADTAGVQRQVVINHVPPMDEDFDPQLEEPYVAALKAAPRLSLALNGHRHDFSVTHPYGGGLTLINSYSFEKRRYVILTLWGRNQFKLKTIDF
- a CDS encoding alpha-ketoacid dehydrogenase subunit alpha/beta translates to MHTAAAMADLYEEQKAISARYVHATARGHEAVQLAAAFHLRETDFAAPYYRDDAMLLGLGLRPYELMLQLMAKADDPFSGGRTYYSHPSLRRAGVPVIPHQSSATGMQAIPATGMAHAIKYLESVGGEQLAGSSEAFKASRERLTRNAALALCSIGDGAMTEGEVAEALQMAILHQLPIIYLVQDNDWGISATGREMRAMNAYEFAAGFPGLRRLQVDGADFGSSYAGLAEAVAHVRARRGPVLVHAKCPLLGHHTSGVRREWYRHDLANHQTQDPLPRLHQQLLAGGFSEEELNGLQAEARATVLADWNEALAAPNPDPATFADHEFAPPTVTAEAGERSPAGAEKALMVDAALHAVDDILREFPEALFYGQDVGGELGGVFREAALLAKKYGDARVFNTPIQEAYIVGSTAGMAAVGARPIVEIQFADYIWPALNQLVEELSKSCYLTMGKFPIPALIRVPIGAYGGGGPYHSGSIESTLLTIRGIKVVYPSNAADMKGLMRAAFLDPNPVVMLEHKGLYWSKVPGTEDAKNVEPAAGYVVPLGRAAVAQEADAEKLRRGETALVVTYGMGVHWAKAASRDYAGQIEILDLRTLNPLDFEAVTAATRRHGKVLVLTEEPLMNSFAESLAGRIQRHCFEALDAPVFTLGAANLPAIALNVDLEKQMLPSAAKVSATLGELLGY